Proteins encoded by one window of Oreochromis niloticus isolate F11D_XX linkage group LG17, O_niloticus_UMD_NMBU, whole genome shotgun sequence:
- the LOC109200411 gene encoding mucin-5AC-like encodes MCSSTALKTCSSETMCITATILASSSGTTAMQIYKACASSSLCPATGSQTFSVNLGNQSALASATCCKTDSCNSKTLAAPNPQSHNGRLCNVCSTPLCNTPLQCQGVEEQCIQSIMIDGTKAFPAYGCASRNLCAAATRLGSLPFMQKVGTIISGPTCTSSMTTTTHTTKTIAQNTNAAQTESTAVPTTKSVAPTRTTEAITTTKAAQPMTTAAPTTTTTTLGQTTTKTTKTAPTTTTATSKTTTTAGPTTTVAAPTMTTAGPSTTAAPTTTTGAPTTTKANPTTTVAAPATNAAAPSTTAKQSTTTVPPTTTTATPTTANVTATMKAAGESTTAELSTTTATSTIITTTAPTTTVAAQTTTTAGPSTTAEPSKTTVAPTVTTVAPTTAVVAPTTTTTRHFTTAAHTASTVGQTTTNAAPTTTSAALTTTTVGASSTTAAPKSTTAPPTTTTTAPTTTTATSTTTTTAAPTTAVAAPTTTTAGPSTTAATTTMTTVTQTTTIAGTSTTTAGQSTAGAPTTTTAAPTATTTAPTTTVATSTIIRTATPTTTVAAPITKSVETSTTAEPTTTTAASTIITTATPTTTVAAPTMTTAGPSMTAAPTTTTGAPTTTTFATPTTTAAGPSTTEAPTTTTAAATTTNSAPNTTAATSTAGPSTTAASTTTTATPTRTTATSTTTTTVASTTTVAAPTTTTAGPSTTAATTTAATSTTTTVPTTTTAVPTPTTATPKTTTAAGALQCQTCIDQMCSSTALKTCSSETMCITATILASSSGTTAMQIYKACASSSLCPATGSQTFSVNLGNQSALASATCCKTDSCNSKTLAAPNPQSHNGRLCNVCSTPLCNTPLQCQGVEEQCIQSIMIDGTKAFPAYGCASRNLCAAATRLGSLPFMQKVGTIISGPTCTSSMTTTTHTTKTIAQNTNAAQTESTAVPTTKSVAPTRTTEAITTTKAAQPMTTAAPTTTTTTLGQTTTKTTKTAPTTTTATSKTTTTAGPTTTVAAPTMTTAGPSTTAAPTTTKANPTTTVAAPATNAAAPSTTAKQSTTTVPPTTTTATPTTANVTATMKAAGESTTAELSTTTATSTIITTAAPTTTVAPQTTTTAGPSTTAEPSTTTVAPTVTTVAPTTAVVAPTTTTTGHFTTAAHTASTVGQTTTNAAPTTTSAALTTTTVGASSTTAAPTTTTAPPATTTTAPTTTTATSTTTTTAAPTTAVAAPTTTTAGPSTTAAPTTTTGAPTTTKANPTTTVCSSNNDNRWTIHDSRTKHHHCGTNNHNNCTNHNHCDIQNHDNCRSNHNSCCSNNDNCWTIHDSSTNHHNWGTNNHKSQSNHNSCGSNNKCCGTIHNSQTKHHHCATNANNSYSNHSKRGCDYESCRRIHDS; translated from the exons ATGTGTTCAAGCACAGCACTAAAAACATGTTCTTCAGAGACGATGTGTATTACAGCTACTATTTTAG CTTCCTCATCTGGAACTACGGCAATGCAAATCTACAAGGCATGTGCATCTTCCTCCCTGTGTCCAGCTACAGGCTCTCAGACATTTTCAGTTAACTTGGGTAATCAAAGTGCTCTTGCATCTGCCACGTGCTGCAAAACAGATAGCTGCAACTCAAAAACTCTGGCTG CCCCTAATCCTCAGTCACATAATGGCCGACTATGTAATGTTTGTTCCACCCCTTTGTGCAACACTCCATTACAGTGTCAGGGAGTGGAGGAACAATGCATTCAATCCATCA TGATTGACGGCACCAAGGCTTTTCCAGCTTACGGCTGTGCATCTAGAAACCTGTGTGCAGCTGCGACACGCCTGGGTTCTCTACCTTTCATGCAAAAAGTTGGTACCATCATAAGTGGGCCAACCTGTACTTCATCCATGACAACTACAACACACACCACAAAAACAATTGCTCAAAATACAAATGCAGCACAGACGGAGTCAACTGCAGTACCAACCACAAAATCAGTTGCGCCAACCAGGACCACTGAAGCTATAACTACCACAAAAGCTGCTCAACCCATGACCACTgcggcaccaaccacaacaaccaccactttgggacaaacaaccacaaaaaccacaaaaactgcaccaaccacaaccactgcgACATCCAAAACCACGACAACTGCAGGTCCAACCACAACAGTTGCTGCTCCAACAATGACAACTGCTGGACCATCCACGACAgcagcaccaaccaccacaactggggcaccaacaaccacaaaagCCAATCCAACCACAACAGTTGCGGCTCCAGCAACAAATGCTGCGGCACCATCCACAACAGCCAAACAAAGCACCACCACTGTGCCACCAACGACAACAACAGCTACTCCAACCACAGCAAATGTGACTGCGACTATGAAAGCTGCAGGAGAATCCACGACAGCTGAACTGTCCACAACCACTGCCACATCAACAATCATTACAACTACGGCTCCGACCACAACAGTTGCAGCTCAAACAACGACAACTGCTGGACCATCCACGACAGCCGAACCAAGCAAAACCACTGTGGCACCAACAGTCACAACAGTTGCTCCAACCACAGCAGTTGtggccccaacaacaacaactacaagaCATTTCACgacagcagcacacacagcCAGCACTGTGGGACAAACAACCACAAATGCTGCACCAACCACGACGAGTGCAGCTCtaaccacaacaactgtgggAGCATCCTCGACTACAGCAGCACCAAAATCCACCACTGcaccaccaacaaccacaacaactgcaccaaccacaaccactgcgacatcaacaaccacaacaactgcggcTCCAACCACAGCAGTtgctgctccaacaaccacaactgcggGACCATCCACGACAGCAGCAACCACAACCATGACAACTGTGACTCAAACCACAACAATTGCGGGAACATCCACAACAACTGCAGGACAATCCACTGCAGgagcaccaacaaccaccactgcagcaccaacagccacaacaactgcaccaaccacaaccgtTGCAACATCAACAATCATTAGAACTGCGACTCCAACCACAACGGTTGCTGCTCCAATTACGAAATCTGTGGAAACATCGACAACAGCTgaaccaaccacaaccactgcgGCATCAACAATCATTACAACTGCGactccaaccacaacagttgCAGCTCCAACAATGACAACTGCTGGACCATCCATGACAGCAGCGCCAACCACCACAACTggggcaccaacaaccacaacattTGCGACTCCAACAACGACTGCAGCTGGACCATCCACTACagaagcaccaacaaccaccactgcagcAGCAACAACCACAAACTCTGCTCCAAACACAACAGCTGCCACTTCAACTGCTGGACCATCTACTACAGCAGCatcaacaaccaccactgcaaCACCAACCAGAACCACTGCGAcatcaacaaccacaacaactgtggcttcaaccacaacagttgctgctccaacaacgacaACTGCAGGACCATCCACGACAGCAgcaaccacaacagctgccacttcaacaacaacaaccgttCCAACCACGACAACAGCTGTACCGACCCCGACCACTGCCACACCAAAGACCACAACAGCCG CTGGAGCCCTTCAGTGTCAAACCTGCATAGATCAGATGTGTTCAAGCACAGCACTAAAAACATGTTCTTCAGAGACGATGTGTATTACAGCTACTATTTTAG CTTCCTCATCTGGAACTACGGCAATGCAAATCTACAAGGCATGTGCATCTTCCTCCCTGTGTCCAGCTACAGGCTCTCAGACATTTTCAGTTAACTTGGGTAATCAAAGTGCTCTTGCATCTGCCACGTGCTGCAAAACAGATAGCTGCAACTCAAAAACTCTGGCTG CCCCTAATCCTCAGTCACATAATGGCCGACTATGTAATGTTTGTTCCACCCCTTTGTGCAACACTCCATTACAGTGTCAGGGAGTGGAGGAACAATGCATTCAATCCATCA TGATTGACGGCACCAAGGCTTTTCCAGCTTACGGCTGTGCATCTAGAAACCTGTGTGCAGCTGCGACACGCCTGGGTTCTCTACCTTTCATGCAAAAAGTTGGTACCATCATAAGTGGGCCAACCTGTACTTCATCCATGACAACTACAACACACACCACAAAAACAATTGCTCAAAATACAAATGCAGCACAGACGGAGTCAACTGCAGTACCAACCACAAAATCAGTTGCGCCAACCAGGACCACTGAAGCTATAACTACCACAAAAGCTGCTCAACCCATGACCACTgcggcaccaaccacaacaaccaccactttgggacaaacaaccacaaaaaccacaaaaactgcaccaaccacaaccactgcgACATCCAAAACCACGACAACTGCAGGTCCAACCACAACAGTTGCTGCTCCAACAATGACAACTGCTGGACCATCCACgacagcagcaccaacaaccacaaaagCCAATCCAACCACAACAGTTGCGGCTCCAGCAACAAATGCTGCGGCACCATCCACAACAGCCAAACAAAGCACCACCACTGTGCCACCAACGACAACAACAGCTACTCCAACCACAGCAAATGTGACTGCGACTATGAAAGCTGCAGGAGAATCCACGACAGCTGAACTGTCCACAACCACTGCCACATCAACAATCATTACAACTGCGGCTCCGACCACAACAGTTGCACCGCAAACAACGACAACTGCTGGACCATCCACGACAGCCGAACCAAGCACCACCACTGTGGCACCAACAGTCACAACAGTTGCTCCAACCACAGCAGTTGtggccccaacaacaacaactacaggaCATTTCACgacagcagcacacacagcCAGCACTGTGGGACAAACAACCACAAATGCTGCACCAACCACGACGAGTGCAGCTCtaaccacaacaactgtgggAGCATCCTCGActacagcagcaccaacaaccaccactgcaccaccagcaaccacaacaactgcaccaaccacaaccactgcgacatcaacaaccacaacaactgcggcTCCAACCACAGCAgttgctgctccaacaacgacaACTGCGGGACCATCCACGACAgcagcaccaaccaccacaactggggcaccaacaaccacaaaagCCAATCCAACCACAACAGT ttgCAGCTCAAACAACGACAACCGCTGGACCATCCACGACAGCCGAACCAAGCACCACCActgtggcaccaacaaccacaacaactgcaccaaccacaaccactgcgACATCCAAAACCACGACAACTGCAGGTCCAACCACAACAGTTGCTGCTCCAACAATGACAACTGCTGGACCATCCACGACAgcagcaccaaccaccacaactggggcaccaacaaccacaaaagCCAATCCAACCACAACAGTTGCGGCTCCAACAACAAATGCTGCGGCACCATCCACAACAGCCAAACAAAGCACCACCACTGTGCCACCAACGCCAACAATAGCTACTCCAACCACAGCAAACGTGGCTGCGACTACGAAAGCTGCAGGAGAATCCACGACAGCTGA
- the LOC112842693 gene encoding mucin-5AC-like has protein sequence MTSATLTTTTAGPSTTTAGQSTAAAPTTTTAAPTATTTAPTTTVATSTIIRTATPTTTVAAPITKSVETSTTAEPTTTTAASTIITTATPTTAVAVAAPTMTTAGPSTTAEPSTTTVALTITTLVPTTTVAAPTTTTAGPSTTTAGESTIAGPTTTTVGQTTTTVAAPTTTTAGPSTTTAGQSTIAEPTTTTVGQTTTTGAPLTTTAASTTTTTAASTTTVAAPTTNAAAPFTTAKQSNTTVAPTTTTATTTTANVAATTKAAGESTTAELSTTTAASTIITTAAPTTTVAAQTTTTAGPSMTAERSTTTVAPTVTTVAPNPAVVAPTTATTGNFTTAAHTASTVGQTTTNAAPTTTSAALTTTTNHCDIKNHNNCTNHNHCDIQNHDNCRSNHNSCCSNNDNCWTIHDSSTNHHNWGTNNHKSQSNHNSYGSNNKCCGTIHNSQTNSINNHHCNTNNHNNCTNQNHCDIKTHINCTNHNHCDIQNHDNCRSNHNSCCSNNDNCRTIHNSSNHNSCHFNNNNRSNHDNSCTNPDHCHTKDHNSRWSPSVSNLHRSDVFKHSTKNMFFRDDVYYSYYFSSINNHHCNTNNHNNCINQNHCDIKNHNNFTNHNHCDIQNHDNCRSNHNSCCSNNDNCWTIHDSSINHHNWGTNNHKSQSNHNSCGSNNKCCGTIHDSQTTQHHCGTNDNNSYYNHSKCGWDYESCRTIHDS, from the exons ATGACAAGTGCGACTctaaccacaacaactgcgggACCATCAACAACAACTGCGGGACAATCCACtgcagcagcaccaacaaccaccactgcagcaccaacagccacaacaactgcaccaaccacaaccgtTGCAACATCAACAATCATTAGAACTGCGACCCCAACCACAACGGTTGCGGCTCCAATTACGAAATCTGTGGAAACATCGACAACAGCTgaaccaaccacaaccactgcgGCATCAACAATCATTACAACTGCGACTCCAACCACAGCAGTTGCAGTTGCAGCTCCAACAATGACAACTGCTGGACCATCCACAACAGCCGAACCAAGCACCACCACTGTGGCACTAACAATCACAACACTTGTTCCAACCACAACAgttgcagctccaacaacaacaactgcaggaCCATCCACAACAACTGCGGGAGAATCCACGATAGCAggaccaaccacaacaactgtgggacaaacaaccacaacag ttgcggctccaacaacaacaactgcaggaCCATCCACAACAACTGCGGGACAATCCACGATAGCagaaccaaccacaacaactgtgggacaaacaaccacaacaggtgcaccactcacaaccactgcggcatcaacaacaaccacaactgcggCTTCAACCACAACAGTTGCGGCTCCAACAACAAATGCTGCGGCACCATTCACGACAGCCAAACAAAGCAACACCACTGTGGCACCAACGACAACAACAGCTACTACAACCACAGCAAATGTGGCTGCGACTACGAAAGCTGCAGGAGAATCCACGACAGCTGAACTGTCCACAACCACTGCCGCATCAACAATCATTACAACTGCGGCTCCGACCACAACAGTTGCAGCTCAAACAACGACAACCGCTGGACCATCCATGACAGCCGAACGAAGCACCACCACTGTGGCACCAACAGTCACAACAGTTGCTCCAAACCCAGCAGTTGTGGCCCCAACAACAGCAACTACAGGAAATTTCACgacagcagcacacacagcCAGCACTGTGGGACAAACAACCACAAATGCTGCACCAACCACGACGAGTGCAGCTCtaaccacaacaact AACCACTGCGACATcaaaaaccacaacaactgcaccaaccacaaccactgcgACATCCAAAACCACGACAACTGCAGGTCCAACCACAACAGTTGCTGCTCCAACAATGACAACTGCTGGACCATCCACGACAgcagcaccaaccaccacaactggggcaccaacaaccacaaaagCCAATCCAACCACAACAGTTACGGCTCCAACAACAAATGCTGCGGCACCATCCACAACAGCCAAACAAA CAGCatcaacaaccaccactgcaacaccaacaaccacaacaactgcaccaaccaGAACCACTGCGACATCAAAACCCACATcaactgcaccaaccacaaccactgcgACATCCAAAACCACGACAACTGCAGGTCCAACCACAACAgttgctgctccaacaacgacaACTGCAGGACCATTCacaacagcagcaaccacaacagctgccacttcaacaacaacaaccgttCCAACCACGACAACAGCTGTACCAACCCCGACCACTGCCACACCAAAGACCACAACAGCCG CTGGAGCCCTTCAGTGTCAAACCTGCATAGATCAGATGTGTTCAAGCACAGCACTAAAAACATGTTCTTCAGAGACGATGTGTATTACAGCTACTATTTTAG CAGCatcaacaaccaccactgcaacaccaacaaccacaacaactgcattAACCAGAACCACTGCGACATCAAAAACCACAACAACttcaccaaccacaaccactgcgACATCCAAAACCACGACAACTGCAGGTCCAACCACAACAGTTGCTGCTCCAACAATGACAACTGCTGGACCATCCACGACAGCAGCATCAACCACCACAACTggggcaccaacaaccacaaaagCCAATCCAACCACAACAGTTGTGGCTCCAACAACAAATGCTGCGGCACCATCCACGACAGCCAAACAACGCAACACCACTGTGGCACCAACGACAACAACAGCTACTACAACCACAGCAAATGTGGCTGGGACTACGAAAGCTGCAGGACAATCCACGACAGCTGA
- the LOC112842692 gene encoding GATA zinc finger domain-containing protein 14-like produces the protein MTSATLTTSTAGPATTTGNCDSNHNGCGSNNNNCRTIHNNCETIHDNRTNHNNCGTNNHNRCTTQNHCSINNNDSCGLNHNICDSNNDCSWTIHYRSINNHHCNTNNHNNCTNQNHCDIKNHNNCTNHNHCDIQNHDNCRSNHNSCCSNNDNCWTIHDSSTNHHNWGTNNHKSQSNHNSCGSNNNNCRTIHNNCGTIHDSRTNHNNWTIHDSRTNHNNCGTNNHNRCTSHNHCGINNNDNCGFNHNICDSNNDCSWTIHYRSTNNHRCSTNNHKLCSKHNSCHFNNNNNCWTIYYSSTNNHHCNTNNHNNCRTNQNHCDIKNHNNCTNHNHCDIQNHDNCRSNHNSCCSNNDNCWTIHDSSTNHHNWGTNNHKSQSNHNSCGSNNNNCRTIHNNCGTIHDSRTNHNNCGTNNHNRCTTHNHCGINNNDNCGSNHNICDSNNDCSWTLHYRSTNNHRCSTNNHKLCSKHNSCHFNNNNNCWTIYYSSINNHHCNTNNHNNCTNQNHCDIKTHINCTNHNHCDIQNHDNCRSNHNSCCSNNDNCRTIHNSSNHNSCHFNNNNRSNHDNSCTNPDHCHTKDHNSRWSPSVSNLHRSDVFKHSTKNMFFRDDVYYSYYFSFLIWNYGNANLQGMCIFLPVSSYGLSDIFS, from the exons ATGACAAGTGCGACTCTAACCACGTCAACTGCGGGACCAGCCACAACAACTGGG AACTGCGACTCCAACCACAATGGTTgcggctccaacaacaacaactgcaggaCCATCCACAACAACTGCGAGACAATCCACGATAACAggaccaaccacaacaactgtgggacaaacaaccacaacaggtGCACCACTCAGAACCACTGCAGCATCAACAACAACGACAGCTGCGGCCTCAACCACAACATTTGCGACTCCAACAACGACTGCAGCTGGACCATCCACTACAGAAGCatcaacaaccaccactgcaacaccaacaaccacaacaactgcaccaaccaGAACCACTGCGACATcaaaaaccacaacaactgcaccaaccacaaccactgcgACATCCAAAACCACGACAACTGCAGGTCCAACCACAACAGTTGCTGCTCCAACAATGACAACTGCTGGACCATCCATGACAgcagcaccaaccaccacaactggggcaccaacaaccacaaaagCCAATCCAACCACAACAGTTGCGGCTCCAATAACAACAACTGCAGGACCATCCACAACAACTGCGGGACAATCCACGATAGCagaaccaaccacaacaact GGACAATCCACGATAGCAggaccaaccacaacaactgtgggacaaacaaccacaacaggtGCACCTCTCACAACCACTGCGGCATcaacaacaacgacaactgCGGCTTCAACCACAACATTTGCGACTCCAACAACGACTGCAGCTGGACCATCCACTACagaagcaccaacaaccaccgctgcagcaccaacaaccacaaactctgctccaaacacaacagctgccacttcaacaacaacaacaactgctggACCATCTActacagcagcaccaacaaccaccactgcaaCACCAACAATCACAACAACTGCAGGACCAACCAGAACCACTGCGACATcaaaaaccacaacaactgcaccaaccacaaccactgcgACATCCAAAACCACGACAACTGCAGGTCCAACCACAACAGTTGCTGCTCCAACAATGACAACTGCTGGACCATCCACGACAgcagcaccaaccaccacaactggggcaccaacaaccacaaaagccaatccaaccacaacagttgcggctccaacaacaacaactgcaggaCCATCCACAACAACTGCGGGACAATCCACGATAGCAggaccaaccacaacaactgtgggacaaacaaccacaacaggtgcaccactcacaaccactgcGGCATCAACAACAATGACAACTGCGGCTCCAACCACAACATTTGCGACTCCAACAACGACTGCAGCTGGACCCTCCACTACagaagcaccaacaaccaccgctgcagcaccaacaaccacaaactctgctccaaacacaacagctgccacttcaacaacaacaacaactgctggACCATCTACTACAGCAGCatcaacaaccaccactgcaacaccaacaaccacaacaactgcaccaaccaGAACCACTGCGACATCAAAACTCACATcaactgcaccaaccacaaccactgcgACATCCAAAACCACGACAACTGCAGGTCCAACCACAACAgttgctgctccaacaacgacaACTGCAGGACCATTCacaacagcagcaaccacaacagctgccacttcaacaacaacaaccgttCCAACCACGACAACAGCTGTACCAACCCCGACCACTGCCACACCAAAGACCACAACAGCCG CTGGAGCCCTTCAGTGTCAAACCTGCATAGATCAGATGTGTTCAAGCACAGCACTAAAAACATGTTCTTCAGAGACGATGTGTATTACAGCTACTATTTTAG CTTCCTCATCTGGAACTACGGCAATGCAAATCTACAAGGCATGTGCATCTTCCTCCCTGTGTCCAGCTACGGGCTCTCAGACATTTTCAGTTAA
- the LOC109200413 gene encoding probable cyclin-dependent serine/threonine-protein kinase DDB_G0292550, which produces MCAAATSLGSLPFICTDHNLCGIDNNDNCSYNHNICGSNNDNCWTIYYSCTNNHNNCTNPNHCDINNHNNCGSNHNSCCFNKDNCGTIHESSNRNHDKCDSNHNNCGSIHNNCRTIHNSRNNHPLCGTKNHNSYFNHYHCSINNNDNCGSNHNSCDSDNDYYWIIHYSRTNRCTTHNHCCIKNHNNCTNHNHCDIQNLNNCRSNHNSCGSNNNNCRTIHNNCGTIHDSRTNHNNCGTNNHNRCTTHNHCGINNHYNCDSNNSCSSNNDNCWTSHDSPTKHHHCGTNNNNSCSNRNSCSSNNNNCGAIHNNCGRIHDSRTNHNNCGTNNHNRCTTHNHCGINNNDNCGSNHNICDSNNDCSWTIHYRSTNNHHCSSNNHKLCSKHNSCHFNCWTIYYSSINNHHCNTNQNHCDINNHNNCGFNHNSCCSNNDNCRTIHDSSNHNSCHFNNNNHSNHDNSCTDPDHCHTKDHNSRWSPSVSNLHRSDVFKHSTKNMFFRDDVYYSYYFSFLIWHYGNANLQGMCIFLPVSSYGLSDIFS; this is translated from the exons ATGTGTGCCGCTGCTACAAGCCTGGGTTCTCTACCTTTCAT ctgcaCCGACCACAACCTCTGCGGTATTGACAACAACGACAACTGTAGCTACAACCACAACATTTGCGGCTCCAACAACGACAACTGCTGGACCATCTACtacagctgcaccaacaaccacaacaactgcaccaaccCCAACCACTGTGAcatcaacaaccacaacaactgcggctccaaccacaacagttgCTGCTTCAACAAGGACAACTGCGGGACCATCCACGAAAGCAGCAACCGCAACCATGACAAGTGCGACTctaaccacaacaactgcgggAGCATCCACAACAACTGCAGGACAATCCACAACAGCAGGAACAACCACCCCCTCTGTGGGACAAAAAACCACAACAGCTACTTCAACCACTACCACTGCAGCATTAACAACAACGACAACTGcggctccaaccacaacagttgTGACTCCGACAATGACTACTACTGGATTATCCACTACAGCAGGACCAACAG gtgcaccactcacaaccactgcTGCATCAAAAACCACAAtaactgcaccaaccacaaccactgcgACATCCAAAACCTCAACAACTGCAGGTCCAACCACAACAGTTgcggctccaacaacaacaactgcaggaCCATCCACAACAACTGCGGGACAATCCACGATAGCAggaccaaccacaacaactgtgggacaaacaaccacaacaggtgcaccactcacaaccactgtGGCATCAACAATCATTACAACTGCGACTCCAACAACAGTTGCAGCTCCAACAATGACAACTGCTGGACCAGCCACGACAGCCCAACCAAGCACCACCACTGTGGCACTAACAATAACAACAGTTGTTCCAACCGGAACAgttgcagctccaacaacaacaattgcGGGGCCATCCACAACAACTGCGGGAGAATCCACGATAGCAggaccaaccacaacaactgtgggacaaacaaccacaacaggtgcaccactcacaaccactgcggcatcaacaacaacgacaactgCGGCTCCAACCACAACATTTGCGACTCCAACAACGACTGCAGCTGGACCATCCACTACagaagcaccaacaaccaccactgcagcAGCAACAACCACAAACTCTGCTCCAAACACAACAGCTGCCACTTCAACTGCTGGACCATCTACTACAGCAGCatcaacaaccaccactgcaaCACCAACCAGAACCACTGCGAcatcaacaaccacaacaactgtggcttcaaccacaacagttgctgctccaacaacgacaACTGCAGGACCATCCACGACAGCAgcaaccacaacagctgccacttcaacaacaacaaccattCCAACCACGACAACAGCTGTACCGACCCCGACCACTGCCACACCAAAGACCACAACAGCCG CTGGAGCCCTTCAGTGTCAAACCTGCATAGATCAGATGTGTTCAAGCACAGCACTAAAAACATGTTCTTCAGAGACGATGTGTATTACAGCTACTATTTTAG CTTCCTCATCTGGCACTACGGCAATGCAAATCTACAAGGCATGTGCATCTTCCTCCCTGTGTCCAGCTACGGGCTCTCAGACATTTTCAGTTAA
- the LOC109200412 gene encoding mucin-5AC-like produces the protein MKAAGESTTAELSTTTATSTIITTTAPTTTVAAQTTTTAGPSTTAEPSKTTVAPTVTTVAPTTAVVAPTTTTTRHFTTAAHTASTVGQTTTNAAPTTTSAALTTTTVGASSTTAAPKSTTAPPTTTTTAPTTTTATSTTTTTAAPTTAVAAPTTTTAGPSTTAATTTMTTVTQTTTIAGTSTTTAGQSTAGAPTTTTAAPTATTTAPTTTVATSTIIRTATPTTTVAAPITKSVETSTTAEPTTTTAASTIITTATPTTTVAAPTMTTAGPSMTAAPTTTTGAPTTTTFATPTTTAAGPSTTEAPTTTTAAATTTNSAPNTTAATSTAGPSTTAASTTTTATPTRTTATSTTTTTVASTTTVAAPTTTTAGPSTTAATTTAATST, from the coding sequence ATGAAAGCTGCAGGAGAATCCACGACAGCCGAACTGTCCACAACCACTGCCACATCAACAATCATTACAACTACGGCTCCGACCACAACAGTTGCAGCTCAAACAACGACAACTGCTGGACCATCCACGACAGCCGAACCAAGCAAAACCACTGTGGCACCAACAGTCACAACAGTTGCTCCAACCACAGCAGTTGtggccccaacaacaacaactacaagaCATTTCACgacagcagcacacacagcCAGCACTGTGGGACAAACAACCACAAATGCTGCACCAACCACGACGAGTGCAGCTCtaaccacaacaactgtgggAGCATCCTCGACTACAGCAGCACCAAAATCCACCACTGcaccaccaacaaccacaacaactgcaccaaccacaaccactgcgacatcaacaaccacaacaactgcggcTCCAACCACAGCAGTtgctgctccaacaaccacaactgcggGACCATCCACGACAGCAGCAACCACAACCATGACAACTGTGACTCAAACCACAACAATTGCGGGAACATCCACAACAACTGCAGGACAATCCACTGCAGgagcaccaacaaccaccactgcagcaccaacagccacaacaactgcaccaaccacaaccgtTGCAACATCAACAATCATTAGAACTGCGACTCCAACCACAACGGTTGCTGCTCCAATTACGAAATCTGTGGAAACATCGACAACAGCTgaaccaaccacaaccactgcgGCATCAACAATCATTACAACTGCGactccaaccacaacagttgCAGCTCCAACAATGACAACTGCTGGACCATCCATGACAGCAGCGCCAACCACCACAACTggggcaccaacaaccacaacattTGCGACTCCAACAACGACTGCAGCTGGACCATCCACTACagaagcaccaacaaccaccactgcagcAGCAACAACCACAAACTCTGCTCCAAACACAACAGCTGCCACTTCAACTGCTGGACCATCTACTACAGCAGCatcaacaaccaccactgcaaCACCAACCAGAACCACTGCGAcatcaacaaccacaacaactgtggcttcaaccacaacagttgctgctccaacaacgacaACTGCAGGACCATCCACGACAGCAgcaaccacaacagctgccacttcaaca